One genomic window of Eptesicus fuscus isolate TK198812 chromosome 6, DD_ASM_mEF_20220401, whole genome shotgun sequence includes the following:
- the DMTN gene encoding dematin, translating into MERLQKQPLTSPGSVSSSRDSSVPGSPSSIVAKMDNQVLGYKDLAALPKDKAILDIERPDLMIYEPHFTYSLLEHVELPRSRERSLSPKSTSPPPSPEVWAESRSPGTISQASAPRTTGTPRTSLPHFHHPETTRPDSNIYKKPPIYKQRESMGGSPQSKHQIEDLIIESSKFPAAQPPDPNQPAKIETDYWPCPPSLAVVETEWRKRKASRRGAEEEEEEEDDDSGEEMKALRERQREELSKVTSNLGKMILKEEMEKSLPIRRKTRSLPDRTPFHASLHGGTSKSSSLPAYGRTTLSRLQSTDFSPTGSEAGSPGLQNGEGQRGRMDRGNSLPCVLEQKIYPYEMLVVTNKGRTKLPPGVDRMRLERHLSAEDFSRVFAMSPEEFSKLALWKRNELKKKASLF; encoded by the exons ATGGAGCGGCTGCAGAAG CAACCACTTACCTCCCCCGGGAGCGTCAGCTCCTCCCGAGACTCCAGTGTTCCCGGCTCTCCCTCCAGCATTGTG GCCAAGATGGACAACCAGGTGCTGGGCTACAAAGACTTGGCTGCCCTCCCCAAGGACAAGGCCATCCTGGACATCGAGCGGCCTGACCTCATGATCTACGAGCCCCACTTTACCTATTCTCTCCTGGAGCACGTGGAGCTGCCCAGAAGCCGGGAG CGCTCGCTGTCACCCAAATCCACATCCCCCCCTCCGTCCCCAGAG GTGTGGGCGGAGAGCCGGTCCCCTGGAACCATCTCTCAGGCTTCAGCCCCAAGAACCACTGGGACCCCCCGAACCAGCCTGCCCCACTTCCACCATCCTG AGACCACCCGCCCAGATTCCAACATCTACAAGAAGCCACCCATCTACAAGCAGAGAG AGTCCATGGGAGGCAGCCCTCAGAGCAAGCACCAGATTGAGGACCTCATCATTGAGTCATCTAAgttccctgcagcccagccccccGACCCCAACCAGCCAGCCAAGATCGAGACTGActactggccatgccccccatcacTGGCTGTTGTGG AAACAGAATGGAGGAAGCGGAAAGCATCCCGGAGAGgcgcagaggaggaggaggaggaggaagacgatGACTCCGGGGAGGAGATGAAGGCTCTCAGGGAGCGCCAGAGAGAGGAACTCAGTAAG GTCACTTCCAACTTGGGAAAGATGATCTTGAAAGAAGAGATGGAAAAGTCATTGCCTATCCGGAGGAAAACCCGCTCCCTGCCCGACCGGACACCCTTTCATGCCT cCTTGCACGGTGGAACATCAAAGTCATCTTCCCTCCCGGCCTACGGCAGGACCACCCTGAGCCGG CTGCAGTCCACAGACTTCAGCCCGACCGGGAGTGAGGCCGGAAGCCCAG gcctgcag AACGGAGAGGGCCAGAGGGGGAGGATGGACCGGGGAAACTCCCTGCCCTGTGTGCTGGAGCAGAAG atCTATCCCTACGAAATGCTGGTGGTGACCAATAAGGGGCGAACCAAGTTGCCTCCAGGTGTGGATCGGATGAGGCTGGAG AGGCATCTGTCAGCGGAGGACTTCTCCAGGGTGTTCGCCATGTCTCCCGAAGAGTTTAGCAAGCTGGCTCTGTGGAAGCGGAATGAGCTCAAGAAGAAGGCTTCCCTCTTCTGA